ACCGGCGGCGGGTCGGCCGCGACCGTCGAGCCATAGCTACAAGCCGCCGGCGGGGGAGACCAAGGTATGGCCGACCACGCGGCCGAGCGCGTCACGCTCGCCCGACTCCCGTCCGGCGTCGCCGTCGAGACGACCGTCCACACGTACACGCCCGAGCGCGGAGGCGGCGGCGACGCGGGTGACGCGGGCGACGGCAACGACGGCGACGGCGGCGACTACGACGGCGACGGCAGCGACGCCGACGACGCCACCGGCGACGACGAGTCGCCGACCGTCTACGTGCAGGCGGCCCAGCACGGCCGCGAGATCAACGGCGCGGCGGTGTGTCGCCGGCTCCACGACGACCTCGTCGCCGCCGACCTCGCGGGCACCGTCCACGTCGTCCCGGTGGCCGACCCGCTCACCTTCGACACCGTCTCCTACACGACGCCGGAGGCGTACGACTCGGTCAACCCGAACATGAACCGCTGCTGGCCCGGCAACGCCGACGGCAGCCTCCACGAGCGCATGGCCGCGAGCCTGTGGGAGTACGCCGGCGACGCGGACTTCATCGTCGACCTCCACACCGGCAGCCGCGACATGCTCACCCACACGGTGTATCTCCGCGGCGACGACGCCTCGCGCGGACTCGCCGAGGCGTTCGGCACCGACCTCCTGCTGGCCGAGTCCGCCGGCGAGGACGCCGACGAGGAGTGGGCGAGCCGCAACTTCGGCGGGAAGCTCCGCGTCGCGGCGACCCGGGAGGGCATCCCGAGCGTCACGCCCGAACTCGCGCACAACAAGGAGCTCGTCGAGGACGCCATCGCCGTCGGCGTCGACGGGACGAAGCGCGCCCTCCGCCACGCCGGCGTCCTCCGGGACGACGGGAGCGTCCCCGCATGGGACGGCACCCGCGCCCGCAACCACCTCGGCCGGGTGACCGCGACAGACTCGGGGCTGTTCCGCGCCGCCGCCGACCTCGCAATCGGCGACGACGTGGTCGAGGGGAAGTACGTCGGCGACGTGTACGACCCGACGACCTACGAGGAACTGCAGGAGGCGACCGCCGACCGCTCCGGCGTCGTCTACTCGGTCGCCCGGGAGGCGACCGTGACGGCCGGGCAGACGCTCGTCGGTATCGCGATCAGGCTCGACGACGAGTAGGAGGTCGAGCCACACCGGAGACGAGCGCGATCGCCAGCGAGAAAGGCACTTACCGGGCCGGCCGGAACCGGCCCCCGTGGCATCCGATCCCTCCCCCACCCGACGGTCGCTGCTGGCCGGTCTCGCCGCGCTCGCCGGGTGTACGAGTTCCCACGGAAGCGACGGCGATCAGCCGACGGTGAACCCGGCACTCGAGGGGAGCCCAACCGCGTCGCCGACGCGAACGTCGCGGCCGTCGCCGACCGAGTCCCCGACGGCGGGCCCCACGGCGACGGCCGCGCCGCCCGGCTCCTCGCGGTTCGACGACCGGCCGTGCCCGCCCGTGCTCGACGCCTGTTTTCACCGATCCGACTCCGAGACGCCGGTGTTCGTCCGTCCCTCCGCCGAGCGCGTCGCGCCCGGGGACGAGCTCACGATGTCGCTCGTGAACCGGCACGACGAGGCGGTGTTCATCGGTCCGTACTACTGGACGGTGTGGCGCGAGCGGGACGCCGGCGGGTGGCTGAACGTCGACGACCGGGAGGTGATCCCCGACCTCGGTGCGGCGGTCCCGCCCGGCGGGACCTACGACTGGCGGGTCCCGGTCGACGCCGACACCGACGGGGGGACCGGCGTGGATATCGCGGCGTCGAACGTCCCGTTCGCGTCCGGAGTCTACTGTTTCGGACACCGATCGGACGTGCCGCTCTCGGCCGGTTCCG
This genomic stretch from Halobaculum roseum harbors:
- a CDS encoding succinylglutamate desuccinylase/aspartoacylase family protein, which codes for MADHAAERVTLARLPSGVAVETTVHTYTPERGGGGDAGDAGDGNDGDGGDYDGDGSDADDATGDDESPTVYVQAAQHGREINGAAVCRRLHDDLVAADLAGTVHVVPVADPLTFDTVSYTTPEAYDSVNPNMNRCWPGNADGSLHERMAASLWEYAGDADFIVDLHTGSRDMLTHTVYLRGDDASRGLAEAFGTDLLLAESAGEDADEEWASRNFGGKLRVAATREGIPSVTPELAHNKELVEDAIAVGVDGTKRALRHAGVLRDDGSVPAWDGTRARNHLGRVTATDSGLFRAAADLAIGDDVVEGKYVGDVYDPTTYEELQEATADRSGVVYSVAREATVTAGQTLVGIAIRLDDE